The DNA window CGGACTGGAAATTTTTAGCGGCCAGCATCTTGTCGTACAGCGCGCGTGGCAGCGGTTTGCCGGTGACGGCGTGCGCGGTCATGTGCTCCAGCACTTCCCATTCCCAGCAGAAGTTTTCCATGAACTGCGACGGCAGTTCGACCGCGTCCCACTCGACGCCGGAGATGCCAGACACGCCCAGCTCGTCGACGGCCGTCAGCATGTGGTGCAAGCCGTGGCCGAACTCGTGGAACAGGGTGATCACTTCATCGTGCGTGAACAGCGACGGCTGCGCCTTGCCGTCAACCACGGCCGGTTCGGTGAAGTTGCAGGTCAGGTAGGCGATCGGCGTTTGCACGGTCTGCTTGTCGGCGCGGCGGCCACGGGCGTCGTCCATCCAGGCGCCGCCGCTCTTGCCGGCGCGCGCGTACAGGTCCAGGTAGAACTGGCCGATCAGTTTGCCGTCGCGTTCGATGCGGAAGAAGCGCACGTCCTTGTGCCAGACCGGCGCGTCGTCCGGTTTGATCTCGACCGTGAACAGGTTCTGGATCAGGCGGAACAGGCCGTCCACCACTTTGTGTTCAGGGAAGTATTGCTTCACTTCCTGCGCGGAAAACGCATAGCGTTGTTCCTGTAGTTTCTCGGATGCGTACGGAATGTCCCACGCCTTCAGGTCGTCGATGCCCAGCTCGGCCTTGGCGAACTGGCGCAGCTCTTCCAGGTCCTTCTCGGCGAACGGACGGGCGCGCTTGGCCAGGTCTTCCAGGAAGTTGACCACCTCGTCCGGCGACTTGGCCATCTTCGGCACCAGCGACACCTCGGCGAAGTTGTTGTAGCCGAGCAGCTTGGCTTCCTCGTCGCGCAGCTTGAGCAGGGTGACGATGTTTTGCGTGTTGTCCCACTCGTCCTTTTTGCTGAAGACCTCGCCTTGCTCGGACGCCTTGGTGGCGTTGGCGCGGTAGACGGTCTCGCGCAGCTCGCGCTTGTGGGCGAATTGCAGGATCGGGTAGTAGGACGGGAAGTGCAGCGAGAACTGATAGCCTTGCTTGCCGTCTTTTTCGGCGGCGGCGCGGGCGGCGGCCTTGACGTCGTCCGGCAGCCCGGCCAGGTCGGCCTCGTCGGTCACCAGCAGCTTGTAATCGTTGGTGGCGTCGAGCACGTTTTCGGAGAAGCGGGTCGACACCGACGCGTGCTCTTCCTGGATAGCGGCGAAGCGTTCCTTCTTATCGGCCGGCAGTTCGGCGCCGCCCATGCGGAAATCGCGGATGGCGTTGTCGACGATGCGCTTGCGCGCCGGCGACAGGGTGGCGAACTCGGGCGAGGCGCGCAGCGCCTTGTATTTGTCGAACAGCGCCTCGTTCTGCGCCAGCGCGGTCCAGAACTCGGTGACCTTGGGCTGGTTCTCGTTGAAGGTCGCGCGCAGCTCTGGCGTGTCGACGACGTTGTTCAGATGGCTGACGATGCCCCAGGCGCGCCCCAGCAGCTCGGTGGCGTTCTCCAGCGGCGTGACGAAGTTCTCCCACGTCACTTGTTCCGAAGGCGATTGCAACTGCTCGACGACGGCGCGGCTCTTGGCCAGCAGGTCCTCGATGGCCGGGGTGACATGCTCGGGCTTGATCGCGTCGAAACGCGCCAGGCCGGAAAAATCGAGAAGGGGGTTCTGTGCGTCTGTGGTCATGTCAGCTTCCATATGTTTGGTTACGTGCGTACGCGGGAACCGTTCAACCCGCCCTGCGGCACACCGGGGTCGTACCCGTTCGGGTACGACCCCGACCTTTACGGGTTAGTGCGCCGCTCAATCAAGCGCGCTCGGCCGCCTCTACGGTATTCATCAACAGCATCGTGATCGTCATCGGACCGACGCCACCCGGCACCGGCGTGATGTGCGACGCCACTTCCTTAACACCGGCAAAATCCACGTCGCCGCACAGCTTGCCAGCGTCGTCGCGGTTCATGCCGACGTCGATGACGATGGCGCCCGGCTTGACCATGTCGGCGGTCAGCGTGTTGCGGCGGCCGACGGCGGCCACCACCACATCGGCCTGGCGGGTGTACAGGCCCAGATCCGGGGTCGCACTATGGCAGATGGTGACGGTGGCGTTGGCTTGCAAGAGCAGCAGCGCCATCGGTTTGCCGACGGTGTTGCTGCGGCCGATGACGACCGCGTGTTTGCCGCGCAGGTCGACGCCGGTGCTTTCGATCAGTTTCATGCAGCCGTACGGGGTGCAAGGGCGGAAGCCTTCCAGGCCCGTCATCAGTTCGCCGGCGCTGAGCACCGAGTAGCCGTCGACGTCCTTGGTGGTCGAGATCGCCTCGATGACCTTGTGCGGGTTGATGTGTTTAGGCAGCGGCATTTGCACCAGGATGCCGTGGATGGACGGATCGGCGTTCAGGGCGGCGATGCGCTCGAGCAGCGCGGCCTCGGTCAGGTCGGCCGGGTATTGCTCCTTCAACGAGGTGAAACCGGCGTCCTCGCAACCCTTGACCTTGTTGCGCACGTAAACGTGGCTGGCCGGGTCGTCGCCGACCAGGATCACGGCCAGGCCGGGTTTCTTGCCTTTGGCGGTCAGGGCGGCAGCACGTGCAGCAATTTCCGCGCGCAGTTTTTGGGAGAGGGCGATTCCGTCGATCAGTTGAGCAGGCATGATTTAACCAGGTTGGAGAGGAAAGCAGGATTATAAAGCGCCAGGCCCCGCCGCGCCTTGTTTCCGGGTGTTTTGCTATGCTGCGGCGCACAAGATTTTCATAGGGCAATTTCATAATGCGAAATGTCGTATCATAGTTTGAAAAAGCAAAAAATCACTGTTAGAATCCCCACACGTCATTGAAGTAATAGTAAATAATTCATTAAAGACAGCGTTCCAACGGCCCAGAACGGTATAAAACGGGCACTTAACTCAGGAGACTTAATACATGTCAGCTCAACTTGACCAGGTAACGGCAAACACCGACCCTGATTCGCAAGAAACCAAAGAATGGTTGGATGCTCTGGCCGCGGTGCTGGAACAAGAAGGGCCTGAACGTGCTCATTACCTGATGGAACGCCTGATCGACCTGGCCCGCCAAAGCGGCTCGGACATCCCGTTCTCGGCCAATACGGCCTACGTCAACACCATCCCGACCAGCATGGAAGTGCATTGCCCGGGCAATCTGGAATACGAAGAGAAGCTGCGCTCGTGGATGCGCTGGAACGCCATGGCGATGGTCGTCAAGGCCAACCGCGTCGACGGCGACCTCGGTGGCCACCTGTCCTCGTTCGCCTCGCTGGCCAACATGCTGGGCATCGGCTTCAACCACTTCTGGAAAGCGCCGAGCGAAAGCCACGGCGGCGACCTGCTGTACATCCAGGGCCACTCGTCGCCAGGCGTCTACGCCCGCGCGTTCCTGGAAGGCCGCCTGACCGAAGAACAACTGACCCATTACCGTCGCGAAGTCGACGGCAAGGGTCTGTCGTCGTATCCGCACCCGAAACTGATGCCGGACTTTTGGCAGTTCCCGACCGTGTCGATGGGCCTGGGCCCGTTGATGGCGATTTACCAGGCGCGCTTCCTGAAGTACCTGCACGCGCGCTCGATCGCCGACACCACCGACCGCAAGGTCTGGGCCTTCTGCGGCGACGGCGAGATGGACGAGCCGGAATCGCTGGGCGCGATCGGCATGGCCGCGCGTGAAAAGCTGGACAATCTGGTCATCGTCGTCAACTGCAACCTGCAGCGTCTGGACGGCCCGGTGCGCGGCAACGGCAAGATCATCCAAGAGCTGGAAGCGGACTTCCGCGGCGCCGGCTGGAACGTCGTCAAAGTCATCTGGGGTCCGGGTTGGGACGCGCTGCTGCAGAAGGATAAAGAAGGCATCCTGCGCAAGGTGATGATGGAAACGCTGGACGGCGAATACCAGAACTACAAAGCCAAAGACGGCGCCTACGTGCGCAAGCACTTCTTCGGCAAGCATCCGAAGCTGCTGGAGATGGTCGCCAACATGACCGACGACGACATCTGGCGCCTGACCCGTGGCGGCCACGATCCGCACAAGATCTACGCCGCCTTCAAGGTCGCGCAAGAGCACAAAGGCCAACCGACCGTCCTGCTGGTGAAAACCATCAAGGGCTTCGGCATGGGCAAGCACGGCGAAGCGCGCAACACCGCGCACAACACCAAGAAGCTGACCGACGAAGCCGTGCGCGAAATGCGCGACCGCTACTCGATCCCGATCCCGGACGACAAGCTGGCCGACATCCCGTTCTACAAGCCTGCCGACGATGCGCCGGAAATCAAGTACCTGCACGAGCGCCGCGCCGCGCTGGGCGGCTACCTGCCGGCCCGCCGCCAGCAAGCCGACGAAAAACTGACCGTGCCGCCACTGAGCGCGTTCCAGAACGTGCTGGATGCGACCGCCGAAGGCCGCGAAGTATCGAGCACCCAGACCTTCGTGCGTATCCTGACCACGCTGCTGAAAGACCCTAGCGTCGGTTCGCGCATCGTCCCGATCCTGGTCGACGAATCGCGCACCTTCGGTATGGAAGGCCTGTTCCGTCAAGTAGGTATCTTCAACCAGCAAGGCCAGTTGTACGAGCCGGTCGACAAAGACCAGGTCATGTACTACCGCGAAGACAAGGCCGGCCAGATCCTGCAAGAGGGGATCAACGAAGCCGGTGGTATGAGCTCGTGGATCGCCGCTGCGACGTCGTACTCGACCAACAACCGCGTGATGATCCCGTTCTACACCTACTACTCGATGTTCGGTATGCAGCGTATCGGCGATCTGGTGTGGGCAGCGGCCGACATGCGCTCGCGCGGCTTCCTGATGGGCGGCACCGCCGGCCGTACGACCCTGAACGGCGAAGGCCTGCAGCACGAAGACGGCCATAGCCACCTGTTCGCAGCGGCTGTACCGAACTGCATGCCGTACGATCCGACCTTCGGCCACGAAGTCGCCGTGATCATCCAGGACGGTATGCGCCGCATGGTGGAAGAACAGGAAGACGTGTTCTACTACATCACCATCATGAACGAGAACTACCCGCACCCAGGCATCAAGCCAGGCCAGGAAGAGGGCATCCTGAAAGGTATGTATCTGCTGCAGGAAGGCGACAAGGACGCCAAGCAGCGCGTGCAGCTGATCGGCTCCGGCACCATCTTGCGTGAATCGATCTTCGCGGCCGAACTGCTGAAGAACGACTGGAACATCGCCGCCGACGTCTGGTCCGCTCCTTCGCTGACGCTGGTGGCCCGCGACGGCCAGGACGCCGAGCGCTGGAACCTGGTCAACCCGACCAAGGAAGCACGTGTTCCTTACGTGACGCAGCTGATGTCGAAGACCTCCGGTCCTATCGTTGCGACGACCGACTACATGCGCGCCTTTGCTGAACAGATCCGCGCCTTCATTCCGAAGGACCGCACCTACCGCGTGCTGGGCACCGATGGTTTCGGCCGTTCGGACACCCGCGCCGCGCTGCGTGAATTCTTCGAGGTGAACCGTTACTACATCACGGTCGCCGCGCTGAAATCGCTGGCCGAAGAAGGCAAGATCGACGTCAAGGTGGTTGAGGAAGCAGTCGTCAAGTACGGCCTGAATCCGAACAAGCCAAATCCGGTGACCCAATAAATAGAATACGGAGCAAACGCTATGAGCATTGTGGAAGTTAAAGTCCCGGATATCGGCGATTTCAAGGAAGTTGAAATCATTGAGTTGATGATCAAGGTCGGCGACACGATCAAGGTCGATCAGTCGCTGATCACCGTTGAATCGGATAAGGCCAGCATGGAGATTCCATCCTCCGCCGCCGGCGTGGTCAAGGAAATCAAGGTCAAGGTCGGCGACAAGGTCGCCGAGGGTTCGCTGCTGTTGCTGCTGGAAGCCGAGGGAGCCGCCGCTGCTCCGGCGGCCGCCGCGCCGGCTGCTGCCGCTCCTGCGCCGGCGCCAGCCGCCGCCGCTGCGCCAGCTCCGGCGCCTGCCGCCGCGCCAGCCGCTTCGGCCGGCCCGGTCGAAGTCAAAGTACCGGACATCGGCGACTTCAAGGAAGTGGAAGTCATCGAAGTGATGGTCAAAGTCGGCGACACGATCAAGGTCGATCAGTCGCTGCTGACCGTCGAATCGGACAAGGCCAGCATGGAAATCCCTTCGTCGCACGCAGGTGTGGTGAAGGAAGTGAAGATCAAGGTCGGCGACAAGGTCGCCATGGGCTCGATCGTGCTGGTGGTTGAAGCCACTGGCGGTGCTGCCGCTCCTGCAGCTTCGGCGCCTGCTCCCGCAGCTGCCGCCGCTCCAGCCGCCGCAGCTCCAGCGCCTTCGGCTGCTCCTGCCGCAGCCGCCGCGCCGGCAGCTTCGCAAGGCTCGGTCCAAACCGGCAAGCTGGCACACGCATCGCCGTCGATCCGCAAGTTCGCCCGCGAACTCGGTGTCGACCTGCTCAAGGTGCCGGGCTCCGGTCCTAAAGGCCGCATCACCCAGATCGACGTGCAGAATTACGTCAAGGGTGTGATCGCTGGCACCGTGGCCGCTCCTTCGGGCGCCGCCAGCGGTGGTTCCGGTGTTGGTGGCGGCGGCAACTTCAGCGTGCTGCCATGGCCGTCGCTGGACTTCAGCAAATTCGGTCCGACCGAACTGCTGCCGCTGTCGCGCATCAAGAAAATCAGTGGCCCTAACCTGCACCGCAACTGGGTGCAGATCCCGCACGTCACGCAGTTCGACGAAGCCGACATCACCGATCTGGAAGCATTCCGCGTCGAGACCAACAACGCCAACGCCAAGAACAAGGACGCGGCCAAGTTGACCATGCTGGCCTTCGTCATCAAGGCATCGGTCGCCGCGCTGAAGAAATTCCCGTCGTTTAACGCCTCGCTCGACGAGAAGGGTGAAAACCTGATCCTCAAGCAGTACTACAACGTCGGCTTCGCGGCCGATACGCCGAACGGCCTGGTGGTCCCGGTGATCAAGAACGCGGACCAGAAATCGGTCTCGCAGATCGCCAAGGAAATGACCGACCTGTCGCTGCAAGCGCGCGAAGGCAAGCTGAAACCGACCGATATGCAAGGCGCCAGCTTCACCATCTCGTCGCTGGGCGGCATCGGCGGCACGCACTTCACGCCTATCGTCAACGCGCCGGAAGTGGCGATCCTTGGTTTGTCCAAGGCGTCGATCAAGCCGGTGTGGGACGGCAAGGCCTTCCAGCCTCGCCTGATGATGGGTACCTCGCTGTCCTACGACCACCGCGTGGTCGACGGCGCGATGGGTGCTCGCTTCTCCGTGTACCTGAGCGAAGTGCTCGGCGACATGCGCAAAATTCTGCTGTAAGGAGCGACTATGACCACAGAAGTGAAAGTGCCGAACATCGGCGACTTCGCAGAAGTTGAAGTGATCGAGGTGATGGTCAAGGTTGGCGACACGATCAAGGTCGATCAGTCGCTGGTGACCGTCGAATCGGACAAGGCGAGCATGGAAGTCCCTTCGTCGCACGCAGGTGTGGTGAAGGAAGTCAAAGTCAAGGTTGGCGACAAGGTCAAGGAAGGCGTGTTGTTGCTGGTGGTCGAGGAGGCGGCTGGTGCCGCCGCGGCTCCGGCGGCTGCCGCCCCGGCACCTGCTGCCGCCGCCGCTGCGCCAGCTCCCGCTGCCGCTCCGGCAGCAGCAGCGCCGATCGCCGCGCCGGCCGGTGGCAGCTACACCGGCCAGGTCGACATCGACTGCGACATGATGGTACTGGGTGGCGGTCCTGGCGGTTACTCCGCCGCGTTCCGCGCCGCCGATCTGGGCCTGAACACGGTCATCGTCGAGCGTTACGAAACGCTTGGCGGCGTGTGCCTGAACGTCGGTTGCATTCCGTCGAAAGCGCTGCTGCACGTGGCATCGGTGATCGACGAAACCGCGCACATGTCCAACACCGGCGTCACCTTCGCCAAGCCGACCATCGACATCGACCAGGTACGCAAGTACAAGGAAGGCGTCATCAAGAACATGACCGGCGGTCTGGCCGGCATGGCCAAGGCCCGCAAGACGCAAGTCGTCACCGGCGTCGGCCAGTTCCTGAGCGCGAACCATATCGAAGTGACCGCCGGCGACGGCAGCAAGAAGGTCGTGCAGTTCAAGCAGGCCATCATCGCCGCCGGTTCGGCGGTCGTGAAGCTGCCGTTCGTGCCTGAAGATCCACGCATCGTCGATTCGACGGGCGCGCTGGAACTGCGTCAGATTCCGAAACGCATGCTGGTCATTGGCGGCGGCATCATCGGCCTGGAAATGGCCACCGTGTACTCGACCTTCGGCGCGCGCATCGACGTCGTCGAAATGATGGACGGCTTGATGCAAGGCGCCGACCGCGACGCTGTCAAGGTCTGGCAGAAGTTCAACGAAAAGCGCTTCGACAACATCATGACCAAGACCAAGACCGTCGGCGTTGAAGCACTGCCGGAGGGGATCAAAGTCACGTTCGAAGCCGCCGAAGCCGGCGCAACCGCGCCAGCGCCGCAGATCTACGATCTGGTGCTGGTCGCTGTCGGCCGCAGCCCGAACGGCAAGAAGATCGCCGCCGACAAGGCCGGCGTGATTGTCAGCGACCGTGGCTTCATCCCGGTCGATAGCCAGATGCGCACCAACGTGCCGAACATCTTCGCCATCGGCGACCTGGTGGGCCAGCCTATGCTGGCGCACAAGGCGGTGCACGAAGGCCACGTCGCGGCGGAAGCCGCAGCCGGCCAGAAGTCGCACTTCGACGTGAAGGTCATTCCATCGGTGGCCTACACCGATCCGGAAGTGGCATGGGCCGGCATCACCGAGGACGAAGCGAAAGCCAAGGGCATCAAGGTCGAGAAGGGCCACTTCCCTTGGGCAGCCAGCGGCCGCGCCGTGGCCAACGGCCGCGCAGAGGGCTTCACCAAGCTGCTGTTCGACGCTGAAACACACCGCATCATCGGCGGCACCATGGTCGGCACGCACGCCGGCGACATGATCGGCGAGATCGCCCTGGCGATCGAGATGGGTTGCGACGGCACCGACATCGGCAAGACGATCCATCCTCACCCGACCCTGGGCGAGTCGATCGGCATGGCCGCCGAAGTGTACGAAGGCGTCTGCACCGACCTGCCGCCGCCGCGCAAGCGCTAAGTTATCGCATCATCACAAAACCGGGACGAGTTCCCGGTTTTTTTATTGTCAGGTTCCGCATGTCTTCCTTCCCTTCCGTTGTCCCGCTGCTGGTGTCGGTCGTGCTTTACACGAGCATCAACAAGCTGGCCGCTTTCCTGTACAAACGCGCGCGCCTGAGCTGGCGCGACGCCTGTATTTTTAGTTTGATTTTGTTGATGGTGCTGGGGTTAGGTACGCTGCTTAACCGCCTGTCTGGTAACGCCGTGCCGCTGGCCCTTCTTGTGGTTGCCGGACTGGTGATACAGGTCGGTCTTGGCGCCTGGTTTCTGGCCTCCCGCGCGTTCGGTATCGACGGCGCGCCTTTGGGCAGTAGGGGCGGGGCGATTCTGGCGCTGATCGCCTACGCTTTGGTGGTCAGCTTGGGCGTGTTGGCGGGGACTGCTTTGACGGCGCTTCATCCGTAGTAACAGGGTGGGCCGTTTAGAAAGGTTGCCGAACATTTTGGCTAAAAACGACTCGACACTTCGGATCTTCTTAAGTTGCGCATCGTTTCTGATCAAAAGTATGACCAGCAGAATCAAATTGGCGAGGCTTAACAAAAGTACGTCGACTAAATCTTGCATTTCTCTCTCCCGAATAGGTAGGTGGCAGCCTGATGCGCCTATCTATTCATGATGAGCCAGCAGATCGATATCGTACTTGTAGTTACGCAATAAAAAGTGATGAAAGTAAATGCCTATGCTCAGCCAAGTGCCTGTGCCGAGGCGGGCAGGCCGAACACGCGGTCGAAGGCCAGGCTGAAAAGGAAGGTGTAGATCATGAAGAACACCACCAGGCCGACGTCGAGCACCAGCGCCTCCCACAGCGTGATGTTGAGCCACCACGCGAACAGCGGCACCAGTATCACGACCAGCCCACCCTCGAAACCGATGGCGTGCGCGACCCGGCGCGCGACGCTGCGTCCGCGCGTGGCCTGACGCGCCTCCCACGCCTCGAACATACCGTTGTAGATGAAATTCCACACCACCGCGACGGTGGACGAGGCGATGGCGGCGACGCCGGAGTGGGTCGCGTCATGTCCCGCCAGCAGCATCAGGAAGCTACTGGTGAGCGCGACGGCGAACAACTCGAACAGCGAGACGTAGATAACTTTTCGTTTTAATCCTTGCATGTTATTTCCTCTAAAAACTATTGCATGCATGGTACTTGAGTATTTCTGATCGAAAAAGTCGACAGCTATCAGTTTTTCTGACAGCATTGCATATGGCTTTTTCCAGCGATAACGTTTTGATCTTCCTTGCCGTGATCGATCACGGTTCATTTTCGGCCGCCGCGCGGGCGCTGGGACGGGTGCCGTCGGCCGTCAGCATGGCGATCGCGCATCTGGAGGCGGAACTCGATCTGCAGTTGTTCGAGCGCACTTCGCGCGATGTGCGGCCGACCGAGATGGCGCGCGCGCTGGAGGCGGAGGCGCGGCAGATGGCCGGGCAGCTACGCCGACTGAAGGCACATGCGCTTTCGCTGCATCAGGGGTTGGAGCGGCGTCTGACCCTGGCCATAGCGCCGGAGCTGCTGTCGGCCGCGTGGAGCGATCCGCTGGCTCGGCTGGCCGACGAATTCCCATCGCTGGAAGTGGAGGTGCTGTCGGCGCCGCAGGCCGACGCGCGGCGCATGCTGCACGACGGCTCGGCGCAATTGGCACTGCTCTATGAGCGTCCGCAGGTCGATGAGCATGAGAGCTTCCAGGAGTTGGGCAGCGAGGTGCTGGTGGCGGTGATCTCGCCGCGTCATCCGCTGGCGCGGGAGCGTAATGGGCACTTTCGGCTTGAGGATTTAGTCGATATCCGTCAGATCGCGATCGTTAGCCGCGAGGCGCATGAGGAGGATATGCGGGTGCTGGTGTCGCGCAAGTTGTGGCGTACCGATAGTCATCTGGCCATGCTGGGGATGGTGCAGGCGGGGTTAGGGTGGGCTTTTCTGCCCAGGCGGCTGGTGGCGCCGTTGATGGAGGACGGGGAGTTGATTGGCATTGACTTCGCCACCATGAGCAATCAACTGCGGTTGTGGGTGGATGTGGTGTGGCTTAACGACCGGCCGCTGGGGCTTGGCGCCAAGCGCCTGATCGCGTTGATGAAGGATATCGAGGGACTTGAGGCGCGGCCTGGGCATACCTAGGAATCACGTAGGGCGGATTAGCGGGAACCGCGTAATCGGCCATGCATGCGCCGTCGGCGGCGCGTAGATGGCCGATTACGGCGTTCCGCCTAATCCGCCCTACGTGGTTTAGAAGATTGGTTACCGCGTTAGCCGATATAGAAGGATCGCCGTGCGGATCGTGGCGCGTTCGACTGACGCGATCTCCAGATCCTCATCCGGCGAGTGGGCGCCGTTGCCGGTCCCGCCCAGTCCATCGAGGCTGTCGATCAGCGGCGCGATGAACTGTACGTCTCCGGCGCCGCGCTGGCCCGGCGGCAGCGCGGGAATCTCGCCCAGGCCGGCATCGCTGCTGGCCTGCGAGTACGTCTTGAGGATGGCGATGTTGCCGGCGGTCGGCGCCATCGGCGGATACGCGTCGTGGAAGACGATGCTGGCGCTGGTGCCCGGCAGATTCTGGCCGACGATGGCGCGCATCTTGGCGCGCGCGCGGTCGCGCTGTTCGTAGCTCAGGTAGCGCAGATCGCCCTTGACCGTGGCGACGCGGGAGATCACGTTGGTCTTGCCGGCCGCCTGGCCTTTGTCGCCAGTGCCGTCGACGTCGACGTCGGTGCCGCCCAAGATCAGGCCCGGGCTGAAGGTCAGATCCGGCTCGATCACCTGCTGGCGGAAGCTGTCGAGGATGCGCGCGGCTTCGTACACCGCGCCGTAGCCGGCTTTCTCGCTGAAGATGCCGCTGGTGTGGCCTTGCTTGCCCTTGACTTCCAGCTCCCAAGACGACGACGCGCGGCGGCCGATGGTGCCGGTGTCCTTGCCGTCCTTGTCGCGCACCGTGCCCTCGAAGGCGAGCGCGATGTCGCTGCGTTTGGCGGCGGCCACCATGTCGCCGCGCGAGACGTCGATTGGCTCGCCCGCGTTCTCCTCGTC is part of the Oxalobacteraceae bacterium OTU3CAMAD1 genome and encodes:
- a CDS encoding LysR family transcriptional regulator → MAFSSDNVLIFLAVIDHGSFSAAARALGRVPSAVSMAIAHLEAELDLQLFERTSRDVRPTEMARALEAEARQMAGQLRRLKAHALSLHQGLERRLTLAIAPELLSAAWSDPLARLADEFPSLEVEVLSAPQADARRMLHDGSAQLALLYERPQVDEHESFQELGSEVLVAVISPRHPLARERNGHFRLEDLVDIRQIAIVSREAHEEDMRVLVSRKLWRTDSHLAMLGMVQAGLGWAFLPRRLVAPLMEDGELIGIDFATMSNQLRLWVDVVWLNDRPLGLGAKRLIALMKDIEGLEARPGHT
- a CDS encoding M20/M25/M40 family metallo-hydrolase, whose protein sequence is MKITPFALAALTLSLAAPGLAHAAALSPTEQKIIAEVKAHAPQGLQLLERSVNINSGTMNHEGVREVGKLFREQFDQLGFATRWIDMPPAVRRAGHLVATREGKRGKRLLLIGHLDTVFEKDSPVQLWKREGDRVRGQGVNDMKGGDVVIIEALRALHKVGALDDTTITIMFTGDEENAGEPIDVSRGDMVAAAKRSDIALAFEGTVRDKDGKDTGTIGRRASSSWELEVKGKQGHTSGIFSEKAGYGAVYEAARILDSFRQQVIEPDLTFSPGLILGGTDVDVDGTGDKGQAAGKTNVISRVATVKGDLRYLSYEQRDRARAKMRAIVGQNLPGTSASIVFHDAYPPMAPTAGNIAILKTYSQASSDAGLGEIPALPPGQRGAGDVQFIAPLIDSLDGLGGTGNGAHSPDEDLEIASVERATIRTAILLYRLTR